Genomic segment of Tiliqua scincoides isolate rTilSci1 chromosome 1, rTilSci1.hap2, whole genome shotgun sequence:
cacttccgggcatgacatcacGTCTAggttactgacatcacttccggtgggttctggacagattgtcatgaAAAGTGTATCCTGGTCTAAAACTCCCGAGAACCGTTGCATTAGTCAATATATAACCATTGGGCATTGTTTGTGTTGTGAATGTCACTGGTCAGTTTCAGACGTAAGTGAGAACTCTGGTCTCCTGCTATGCAGTTGAATCCTAGAGAGCCATCTGCTTATGCGCTCTGCTCACTTTGTCTTCTCTTACATGTGAGAGGAGGAAGAAATCTTTTACTTTCACATTGATGTTAACCACAATTTCTTATTATGTCCAGACTTGAGAACCGTGGTTTACTTAAATAAAAGGTTTCCATCTTCTCATCTTCCCTGTTCAAAGGGTGTATGTGTGCACAAGTGTAGCTCTCCAGGGCTCATTTACAGAGTAAGAAATGATAGTTTCTCATTATATTTGAACCATGTCACTGAACATGCAGTAGACTATTTTAGTATTTCAGTGGTCCAAATCATAGGGTTTGTTCTTTTTACAGCTGCTGAACTTAGAGCAGCGTAGGTGATAGTAAAATACTGAGCTTGGAAGACATCTGTTGTCATATTTAGCAGTGCTGGAATCAGTTTTCTAGGGGCCCTGGCACAAAGGTCTTTGCAGGCCCCCCATTAAGGCTCCATTCACTTCCAGATGTCACATTGGGCTCTTCCACTGCTACAGATTCTGAGGCTTCAGGGTTCAATCCAGCCAGCTTTGATGGCTATGTTATGTGCTACATACGCAGCGCAGATGTGTTGCATATTGTTCACATGTAAATTTTCCCAAAGTACCTTCCTCCATGTTTTGTCCCCCAGGATCATCTTCTCATTTACATTGCTGCAGCAGGTGACATTGTGAACCATTTTTACTGCTATCATGACCTAAGTTGCACGGTGATAAGTGATGTATAACTTATGACCTGGTTTAACTTATGCATGATTCCACAGTCTGCAGCAGTAGAGACCAGCCAAACAAGCTGAGATGGGCCTTTTTGCCAGGACCAGGGTTGCCCTGGCAACTCAGTGTCTAATGGGAAGGCCAGATGTCTCAGTGTCCGAAGATATGCTTGAGAGCAAGGCAGCTGCCAAAGAGGCTGGCTGGAAGGCAGAAGATGTGTGTAGAAGTAATTGCCATTACTTCTTGGAAGGCAGAATTCAACCTTAAGAGGTGTGAAATGACCTACATTGTTAATTGCTGTCCAACATTAATaggaattttaaaatggaaacttTAAACCCTTACCATTTAAAAACTATACAGTGGAttgtctttattttattttcacatatttatatcACCCTTATTCCAAGGAGCTGGGGGTGGtacacatagttccttccctcttctTGCCTTCACAATAACTCTATGAGGTAGCTTAGGCTATGACTAACCCAAGGTGAACCAATGGGGACTGTCCAAAtcaggatttgaacttggatcttcccaGTCTGACTCCTGACCCATTTCACCATCTTGGCTCTTAACCCCAAGAAAAGGGTGCACCTCCTTATCTCATTGAACTTTTTAATCTAATCTATATGGATGAAAGTAAAAGATGTGTTTTTGGGGATGCAGATCTTCAGTCATAAATGTGGTACAGGTTTACCAAGTAAACCTTTCACAGGGAATTGTCTGAATTACCAAATTTTGGCCATTTTGACTCATTCTTCTGGAATTTGGCCAGAATAAACTCAATATTGGAAAGATTATCTGTGCCAGATTTTGTAATGGCAGGTTTTAGAGAAAATAGTCTGAAAATTCTGTATAATTGTAGAATGTAGAACGCAAATTAATTTATAATTGTATATAATTTGTAATTGTAGaatgcaaattaaaacaaaaacacttgaACATTCCAGCCTTACTATACAGGAACTCTGGTGCCTTTTTATAATAAAGTTTATGCTGCACTTCAACACAATGACAGCATTCAGCTCTGTAGTTCAATATTCTGTTCCGCTTCTATGGTAAGAGGTTTTTTCAATCTAAGATCAACATTTGTTCTATTTGTTTCAGAAAGTATTAATGAAGCTTAGGAAACCCAGGATTACAGCGACAATTTGGTCCTCAGGGAAAGTAATTTGCACAGGAGCTACAAGGTATACTTTGCGTGTATCTTTATTTCTCATTTTCCTACAAATTTACTTGTTGGTGAATATAGGACTTTATTTCTGTAATTTCTTaaccaattgttttgtttttcaactcTAGTGAAGAAGAAGCTAAACTTGGTGCCAGACGCTTAGCCCGAAGTCTGCAGAAACTAGGTTTTCAGGTAATTTGTCCAGTGAAATAAATCTAGGCTTATTCACTAGTGAATGTCTGAATTCACATAACCTCTGATTTAATAGATCTGATTCCAGAAGACTGCTGattaatatttctttacccagtacttaactgatctgtggaactccttgccacaggttctTGTGATGacgcctggcctagatgtctttaaaaggtgattggattGATTTATagaggagaagtccatcatgaggtcacaagtcataatggctatatgcaacctccagttttagaggtagcctgtctgaatagtagatgcaagggagtagcaatgAAATGCAGGTATCCTATTGTCTCAtatgctcccagaagcatctgatgggccactgtgagatacgggaagctggactggatgggcccttggcctaatccggCAGGGCTGTTCTTTTATTCTAATTAGTCTTACTGCTTAGCCAGGGATTCATAAATTTGCTAACCAGTGGTGAACATCCCTCCCATTTGGCATGTACTGCACTTTCAGATTTAAATCCTGTTTGTAGGAGAGAAACCTTCCTACAAGAAGGGTTTGCAGAAAGGAAAGAAGTGGTCCTGCTTTCTTTCTGCAAAAACTCACTGGGGTTGTGTAGTGTTGGCAGTTTCTGCAACTCTCCTGCTTGTGAGACAAACTAGGCAATTGCTTTCTCATGTGGAGGtttgaaggaaggaagcaaaaaGAGTCCCTGGCAGACATGCAAGCTTCCTTTCTGGAGATGTGGCTTAAAGCTGTAATCGTTTGATTTGGCAGCAGCCAGCTTTGTCTAGTCAAAGAACTGTTCCTTTAACAGAAGTGTTGCAGCTGCTGAGAGTTCATTTGACATTGTCAGTGAAAAGGTTTGTTTGCAATGAAATGAGAGCATGACTACAAAGACCAATGTGGATTATCTTTCAGCATTTAGTAGTATCATTGATTTGTGACTGCCACTGTCATCCTTAGGATAAACCATGTAAAGATGACTAAcaacctaatcctgagctcccgtggcacgcagctgtggcagcaacgaaaacggctgctgccgcatcctgtgcaccaacagcagctgcaggcggcacctcaggggaagggggctttcatccccttctactgggtaagggaagtagtgtTCATGGGATGTTCACCCGCAATGGGAAGAGTGTTCATGTCGGATGTCGAGTCCCACACGAATACTCTGTATCTGGTAGAGTGGAGTTCCActagacccgcctccctccctcccctggcacaacTCCCGcccacctccccactccccagaacaccttctcccccctgcccctgcttaccttgGCTGTCCATGCGACCGCCTagtggcagaggccaggtgccTGCCTGTGAGGCTTACCTGCCtgccagcggtaagcctcacaaacatgccttatggtatgtttgcaacagtgtgcaccgggattgggctctaacgcAATTGGTGCAATATATTTCAGTCAACTGAAAATCATAATGCATTTTACAATACGTACATTCCAGGCAAAATTAAGCATCTTTGGGGTGCAtttcctactgaaatcaataggatttaaAGATGCTTAGTTTTagctggattgtgcccagagtttCAACAGCTTTCAAGTATAAACATATAACTGTATTTGGAAGAACAATGAtgcatgaaaagaaaaaagaaattattgTAGTTACAATATTCTAACCAGTATAGAGTTGTGAATGCCCTTGTGATATTGGCAGGGCTGGCTCTCGGTGAAAGCCCCTGCCATGTGAACAGTGAAGTCTCTGTACGCATTGGGGGGGGCTGGTTTTTATGGAGTGGGGTGTGGTGGCAGCTCCTTTTCTTCCCTGTTGGTGAATTGGTCAACTCCTACTCTCCTAATACAAGAGGAGAAAGACCCACTGTTTTCCTGTTCCCAATTTGTCAagggactgggggagggggagttgccaGCAGTGGCTGTCCCTTCCCATTGGTGAATGGAGggggatgcagtgatggcagcagtggTTCATCACTCTCAGAGGAGGAAGCTGCCACTGCTTCTGCATTCTCTGATGAgaatgatgggggtggggtgggctcaGAGTCCTTCAATGATAACATCTCCTTTCCTTCATGTTGTTGAATGAGCTTCCTCCCAGAGTTTCTAGGAGGAAGTCCATTTACAGAGAGggaaagcaggaggaggcagtaATGCTGTATGTCTCTTGCAGCCCACCTATCTCCCTGTCCACAAATGGGACTGTCCCTGCAGTGTGAGAGATTTGTCACAGTGCCGCCTATTAGCAATCCCTATTTGGGGTGTGGGGCCTCAGTGTTGGGCTGTGGGCCCTTGAACCAGTGTCCAACTTTGGTCACTTATGCTGCCATCCCTGGGTATTTGGGGTTTTTCTTCAACAGTGTAGTAAACAAGAAGGTATCTTAATTGAATTCATATAGAAATGTGCATAAATAAGTCCATATCAAATTATAGTAAATGTGCCCTAATATTTCCATGCCTTCTCTTTCCTTCCAAAAGGTGATTTTTACAGATTTTAAAGTTGTCAATGTTTTAGCAGTATGCAACATGCCCTTTGAGATCAGATTGCCAGAATTCACAAAAAACAACAGACCCCATGCAAGGTATAGTAAAGTTCAAATCCATTCACGCTTGTTACTTGATATTTTGAATTTCTTGTAATGAGTGTTGCTTTTCTGCTACCTAGTTATGAACCAGAGCTTCACCCTGCAGTGTGCTACAGAATAAAATCACTCAGAGCTACTCTACAGATTTTTTCGACAGGAAGTATCACCGTTACAGGTATTTGCTTT
This window contains:
- the TBPL1 gene encoding TATA box-binding protein-like 1, with amino-acid sequence MDAESDVALDILITNVVCVFRTRCHLNLRKIALEGANVIYKRDVGKVLMKLRKPRITATIWSSGKVICTGATSEEEAKLGARRLARSLQKLGFQVIFTDFKVVNVLAVCNMPFEIRLPEFTKNNRPHASYEPELHPAVCYRIKSLRATLQIFSTGSITVTGPNVKAVATAVEQIYPFVFESRKEIL